A genomic segment from Salvia splendens isolate huo1 chromosome 13, SspV2, whole genome shotgun sequence encodes:
- the LOC121761123 gene encoding pyridoxine/pyridoxamine 5'-phosphate oxidase 2-like isoform X1: protein MGSSSAPWKQLLLSSIEANSHLKHHSYFQLATVSSNNRPSNRTVVFRGFQDDGDKILINTDTRTRKINDLKHCPFTEICWYFMESWEQFRISGVVDVIDGTTPDPLKLEVIPLIKMLSTEKQREKSWFASSLRSRVQYVGASPGLPAVASEQSSQSPSLDPSIGPVAAFCLLLFDPHQVDYLNLKSNERLVFTSIASDSGKKLWTSQKVTSSLSKEEGI from the exons ATGGGCAGCTCGTCGGCGCCATGGAAACAGCTCCTTCTCAGTTCAATTGAGGCCAACTCCCATCTGAAGCACCACTCCTACTTCCAGCTC GCAACTGTTTCATCGAATAACAGACCCTCTAATCGCACTGTTGTTTTCAG AGGATTTCAGGATGATGGTGATAAGATTCTGATCAACACCGACACTCGAACCCGCAAG ATAAATGATCTCAAGCACTGCCCTTTTACTGAG ATATGTTGGTACTTCATGGAATCATGGGAGCAATTCCGGATTAGTGGAGTGGTGGATGTCATAGATGGAACTACTCCTGATCCACTCAAACTTGAGGTGATTCCCTTAATTAAAATGCTATCTACAGAAAAG CAAAGAGAGAAATCATGGTTTGCATCTTCCCTTAGATCAAGAGTGCAGTATGTTGGGGCCTCTCCAGGACTGCCTGCTGTTGCAAGTGAACAATCATCCCAGTCTCCCTCTTTGGATCCTTCCATTGGACCAGTTGCTGCATTTTGCCTGCTCCTATTTGACCCTCATCAG GTTGACTATCTAAATTTGAAAAGCAATGAGAGGTTGGTGTTCACGTCAATAGCCAGCGACAGCGGAAAGAAGCTCTGGACTTCACAGAAG GTCACTTCATCTTTGTCAAAAGAAGAAGGAATTTAA
- the LOC121761123 gene encoding pyridoxine/pyridoxamine 5'-phosphate oxidase 2-like isoform X3: protein MGSSSAPWKQLLLSSIEANSHLKHHSYFQLATVSSNNRPSNRTVVFRGFQDDGDKILINTDTRTRKINDLKHCPFTEICWYFMESWEQFRISGVVDVIDGTTPDPLKLEQREKSWFASSLRSRVQYVGASPGLPAVASEQSSQSPSLDPSIGPVAAFCLLLFDPHQVDYLNLKSNERLVFTSIASDSGKKLWTSQKVTSSLSKEEGI from the exons ATGGGCAGCTCGTCGGCGCCATGGAAACAGCTCCTTCTCAGTTCAATTGAGGCCAACTCCCATCTGAAGCACCACTCCTACTTCCAGCTC GCAACTGTTTCATCGAATAACAGACCCTCTAATCGCACTGTTGTTTTCAG AGGATTTCAGGATGATGGTGATAAGATTCTGATCAACACCGACACTCGAACCCGCAAG ATAAATGATCTCAAGCACTGCCCTTTTACTGAG ATATGTTGGTACTTCATGGAATCATGGGAGCAATTCCGGATTAGTGGAGTGGTGGATGTCATAGATGGAACTACTCCTGATCCACTCAAACTTGAG CAAAGAGAGAAATCATGGTTTGCATCTTCCCTTAGATCAAGAGTGCAGTATGTTGGGGCCTCTCCAGGACTGCCTGCTGTTGCAAGTGAACAATCATCCCAGTCTCCCTCTTTGGATCCTTCCATTGGACCAGTTGCTGCATTTTGCCTGCTCCTATTTGACCCTCATCAG GTTGACTATCTAAATTTGAAAAGCAATGAGAGGTTGGTGTTCACGTCAATAGCCAGCGACAGCGGAAAGAAGCTCTGGACTTCACAGAAG GTCACTTCATCTTTGTCAAAAGAAGAAGGAATTTAA
- the LOC121762257 gene encoding uncharacterized protein LOC121762257: MALAEARAAWQRTANRCLVQEDAKRAPKLACCSSVPPSAKHTETGPPNATGGQDIPNSNPLPFHRTPSYSNLSPNTKWWLQTQPNYGCQRGLTEEKLSCQKGSIDDCRIHESSGDMSRGEDEYEVVDQCKTIVTCDKKGIKVEEEKLRSIYHQNWQDPMRIEFEEDMEELRDMFIVSSEGSKSSGDLYFDTESSWTRTEKNIPWWRTADTEELAFLVSQKSLDLIENCDLPTPHNVNVKKNLSSDLSCLSHSEISTSLPVQKFGMRDDHCSATRGSSTAASAGSYSRNFRMITDEHLLPSAKIQSRDTHERNQTHTVEDDMGKARLLEALRHSQTRAREAETVAKQACAEREHVVKLVFRQAQQLFAYKQWVQLLQLENMYLQLKNNKILSASPEISPWSWTGARSKKGWMKSCRNRGKRSRLRPRHRARYDVSKYAIVFALGLGLVGAGLLLGWTIGWMLPTW, translated from the exons ATGGCGCTAGCCGAAGCTAGGGCAGCTTGGCAGAGAACTGCCAACAGATGCTTGGTTCAAGAAGATGCAAAAAGGGCTCCCAAATTGGCTTGCTGCTCATCAGTGCCGCCTTCTGCTAAACACACTGAGACAGGGCCGCCGAATGCCACTGGTGGCCAAGATATTCCTAACTCAAACCCCTTGCCGTTTCATCGCACTCCTTCGTATTCTAATTTATCCCCCAATACAAAATGGTGGTTGCAAACACAACCAAATTATGGATGTCAGAGGGGTTTAACCGAGGAAAAGCTTAGTTGCCAGAAAGGTAGTATCGATGATTGCCGAATCCATGAAAGCTCGGGAGACATGTCAAGAGGCGAAGATGAGTATGAGGTTGTTGATCAGTGCAAAACCATTGTTACTTGTGACAAgaaaggcatcaaagttgaaGAGGAGAAGTTGAGGTCAATCTATCATCAGAATTGGCAAGATCCTATGAGGATTGAATTTGAAGAGGATATGGAAGAGCTAAGAGACATGTTTATTGTCAGCAGTGAAGGTTCCAAAAGTTCCGGTGACCTTTATTTTGATACGGAATCGTCTTGGACTAGGACTGAGAAAAATATTCCGTGGTGGCGAACTGCAGATACCGAGGAATTGGCATTCTTGGTCTCACAGAAATCACTCGACCTTATAGAGAATTGTGACCTTCCCACTCCTCATAATGTTAATGTGAAGAAAAATCTGAGTTCGGATTTAAGTTGTCTAAGTCATAGTGAAATTTCCACTTCGCTACCAGTTCAGAAGTTCGGAATGAGGGATGACCACTGTTCTGCTACTCGTGGTTCTTCTACGGCAGCATCTGCAGGAAGTTATAGCCGGAACTTTAGGATGATAACTGATGAGCATTTGTTACCTTCTGCAAAAATTCAATCAAG GGATACACATGAAAGGAATCAAACTCATACAGTTGAGGACGACATGGGCAAGGCTCGACTATTGGAAGCATTACGCCATTCTCAGACGCGTGCCAGAGAAGCCGAGACAGTGGCAAAGCAGGCTTGTGCTGAGAGAGAGCACGTCGTCAAGCTTGTATTCAGGCAAGCACAGCAGCTCTTTGCCTATAAACAGTGGGTCCAACTTCTGCAACTGGAGAACATGTATTTGCAActcaaaaacaacaaaattctGTCAGCATCTCCCGAGATATCGCCTTGGAGTTGGACAGGTGCGAGAAGCAAGAAAGGTTGGATGAAGTCTTGTAGAAATCGGGGCAAGAGGAGTAGGCTGCGGCCAAGGCATCGGGCTCGGTATGATGTTAGCAAGTATGCAATCGTGTTTGCATTAGGTTTGGGGCTTGTTGGTGCTGGATTACTATTGGGATGGACCATTGGGTGGATGCTACCAACATGGTGA
- the LOC121761123 gene encoding pyridoxine/pyridoxamine 5'-phosphate oxidase 2-like isoform X2, producing MGSSSAPWKQLLLSSIEANSHLKHHSYFQLATVSSNNRPSNRTVVFRGFQDDGDKILINTDTRTRKINDLKHCPFTEICWYFMESWEQFRISGVVDVIDGTTPDPLKLEVIPLIKMLSTEKQREKSWFASSLRSRVQYVGASPGLPAVASEQSSQSPSLDPSIGPVAAFCLLLFDPHQVDYLNLKSNERLVFTSIASDSGKKLWTSQKVNP from the exons ATGGGCAGCTCGTCGGCGCCATGGAAACAGCTCCTTCTCAGTTCAATTGAGGCCAACTCCCATCTGAAGCACCACTCCTACTTCCAGCTC GCAACTGTTTCATCGAATAACAGACCCTCTAATCGCACTGTTGTTTTCAG AGGATTTCAGGATGATGGTGATAAGATTCTGATCAACACCGACACTCGAACCCGCAAG ATAAATGATCTCAAGCACTGCCCTTTTACTGAG ATATGTTGGTACTTCATGGAATCATGGGAGCAATTCCGGATTAGTGGAGTGGTGGATGTCATAGATGGAACTACTCCTGATCCACTCAAACTTGAGGTGATTCCCTTAATTAAAATGCTATCTACAGAAAAG CAAAGAGAGAAATCATGGTTTGCATCTTCCCTTAGATCAAGAGTGCAGTATGTTGGGGCCTCTCCAGGACTGCCTGCTGTTGCAAGTGAACAATCATCCCAGTCTCCCTCTTTGGATCCTTCCATTGGACCAGTTGCTGCATTTTGCCTGCTCCTATTTGACCCTCATCAG GTTGACTATCTAAATTTGAAAAGCAATGAGAGGTTGGTGTTCACGTCAATAGCCAGCGACAGCGGAAAGAAGCTCTGGACTTCACAGAAGGTGAATCCCTAG